The Rickettsia endosymbiont of Gonocerus acuteangulatus nucleotide sequence CGGCTTGTCCAAGGTATCCAGTTAAAAAAACTAATAAAATTAGTATTTTTTATTATTTTCTGGATCTAGTTCCCAAGCAACTATAACTACCTTAGGGTGCTTTTGAACCCATGCGGGGCAAGCCTTAAGCGGAAATGACCACATAGGAGTAAGATTCGCACAAGAACAAATACGCACATCCCCATTCTATTTCAAACCATATGTATCTTTAAAATTTTTCAAATAAAACGAGTATATATATTATGATGCTTATTATTGGTCTTGGTAATCCAGGTAAAGAGTATGAGCATACAAGGCATAATATTGGCTTTATTGCTTTAGAAAATATAGCAAAACAATGCGATGCATCATTTAGCGTAAAGAAAAAATTTCATTGCGAAATTGCTGAAAGTACTAATAGTGGGCAGAAGCTAATATTCATAAAACCTACTACTTATATGAATTTATCCGGCAAGTCCGTGATAGCAGTAAAAACATATTATAATATTCCTCTTGAAAAAATCTTTGTTATTCATGATGATATTGATTTAGAATTAGGTAAAATAAAGTTTAAAACTGGTGGTGGAAATGGTGGACATAACGGTTTAAAATCCATTGATGGAATTATAGGAAATAATTATCACCGTATTAGAATTGGTGTTGGTAGACCGCAAAATAGTC carries:
- the pth gene encoding aminoacyl-tRNA hydrolase; its protein translation is MMLIIGLGNPGKEYEHTRHNIGFIALENIAKQCDASFSVKKKFHCEIAESTNSGQKLIFIKPTTYMNLSGKSVIAVKTYYNIPLEKIFVIHDDIDLELGKIKFKTGGGNGGHNGLKSIDGIIGNNYHRIRIGVGRPQNSQDVADYVLSNFSKSEYTIAEQAIDKITDNFDLILENKLEEFKGKMV